One part of the Malus sylvestris chromosome 2, drMalSylv7.2, whole genome shotgun sequence genome encodes these proteins:
- the LOC126613731 gene encoding tubby-like F-box protein 5 isoform X1, which produces MSFKGIVRELREMKDGIGSMSRRVGERKLWHRRTLSHIAPDMAPTPPTDVIQQGQWANLPPELLLDIIQRVEESETSWPARAVVVFCGSVCKSWRDITGEIVKTPEQCGRLTFPISLKQPGPRQSPIQCFIRRDRGTSTFYLYYGLAPSEGEKDKLLLAAKRIRRATSTEFVISLVSDDFSRASSAYVGKLRSNFLGTKFTVYDSQPPCDAVPKPKNRSSRRFHSKQVSPRVPACNYSVGNISYELNIFCTRGPRRMHCAMHSIPVSSIQEGGTAPTPTSLLQAYDEQFAVSPSSKEKDLVAEFSSKTLSEPNVSAPGAEPLVLKNKSPRWHEQLQCWCLNFRGRVTVASVKNFQLVAAVDPSHNVSAEEQERVILQFGKIGKDIFTLDYGYPLSCFQAFAICLSSFDTKPACE; this is translated from the exons ATGTCGTTCAAAGGCATTGTTCGCGAGCTGCGGGAGATGAAAGATGGAATTGGGAGCATGTCAAGGCGAGTTGGTGAGCGGAAGCTTTGGCATAGAAGGACGTTGTCGCATATTGCTCCTGATATGGCTCCAACCCCTCCAACTGATGTGATTCAGCAGGGTCAGTGGGCAAACTTGCCTCCGGAATTGCTTTTGGACATAATTCAGAGGGTAGAAGAAAGTGAAACCTCGTGGCCTGCTCGAGCTGTCGTTGTTTTTTGTGGTTCAGTTTGTAAGTCATGGAGGGACATTACGGGGGAGATAGTCAAAACTCCTGAGCAATGTGGAAGGCTCACATTTCCAATCTCATTGAAGCAG CCGGGGCCTCGCCAGTCTCCAATACAGTGCTTCATTAGAAGGGATAGAGGAACTTCCACATTTTATCTGTACTATGGTCTGGCACCAT CTGAGGGTGAGAAAGATAAATTATTGCTAGCAGCCAAAAGGATCAGAAGGGCAACAAGCACGGAGTTCGTTATATCTTTGGTTTCAGATGATTTTTCTCGAGCCAGCAGTGCATATGTTGGTAAATTGAG GTCCAACTTTTTGGGTACCAAGTTCACCGTATACGACAGCCAGCCTCCATGTGATGCGGTACCCAAACCAAAAAATCGATCATCTCGAAGGTTCCATTCTAAGCAGGTATCTCCAAGAGTACCAGCGTGTAACTACAGCGTTGGCAACATCTCTTACGAGCTCAATATTTTTTGCACAAGAGGTCCAAGGAGAATGCATTGTGCTATGCACTCCATTCCTGTCTCGTCCATTCAGGAGGGGGGCACCGCCCCAACACCAACATCGTTGCTACAAGCCTATGACGAACAATTTGCTGTCTCACCAAGTTCAAAAGAAAAGGATCTGGTCGCAGAGTTCAGCTCTAAAACCCTCTCGGAGCCAAACGTGTCAGCCCCGGGTGCAGAGCCATTGGTTTTGAAAAACAAGTCTCCTAGGTGGCATGAGCAGCTACAATGCTGGTGCCTTAACTTTAGAGGACGCGTTACAGTGGCTTCTGTGAAAAACTTCCAGCTTGTGGCAGCTGTTGATCCGTCCCACAACGTTTCGGCTGAAGAGCAAGAGAGGGTAATCCTACAGTTTGGAAAGATTGGAAAAGACATCTTCACCTTGGATTATGGCTACCCGCTGTCCTGTTTCCAAGCGTTTGCGATCTGCTTAAGCAGCTTCGACACCAAGCCAGCGTGTGAATGA
- the LOC126613731 gene encoding tubby-like F-box protein 5 isoform X2: MKRNLISCYMVFTCVIKLTAEGEKDKLLLAAKRIRRATSTEFVISLVSDDFSRASSAYVGKLRSNFLGTKFTVYDSQPPCDAVPKPKNRSSRRFHSKQVSPRVPACNYSVGNISYELNIFCTRGPRRMHCAMHSIPVSSIQEGGTAPTPTSLLQAYDEQFAVSPSSKEKDLVAEFSSKTLSEPNVSAPGAEPLVLKNKSPRWHEQLQCWCLNFRGRVTVASVKNFQLVAAVDPSHNVSAEEQERVILQFGKIGKDIFTLDYGYPLSCFQAFAICLSSFDTKPACE, translated from the exons ATGAAAAGAAATCTTATAAGTTGCTACATGGTGTTCACTTGTGTTATTAAATTGACAGCTGAGGGTGAGAAAGATAAATTATTGCTAGCAGCCAAAAGGATCAGAAGGGCAACAAGCACGGAGTTCGTTATATCTTTGGTTTCAGATGATTTTTCTCGAGCCAGCAGTGCATATGTTGGTAAATTGAG GTCCAACTTTTTGGGTACCAAGTTCACCGTATACGACAGCCAGCCTCCATGTGATGCGGTACCCAAACCAAAAAATCGATCATCTCGAAGGTTCCATTCTAAGCAGGTATCTCCAAGAGTACCAGCGTGTAACTACAGCGTTGGCAACATCTCTTACGAGCTCAATATTTTTTGCACAAGAGGTCCAAGGAGAATGCATTGTGCTATGCACTCCATTCCTGTCTCGTCCATTCAGGAGGGGGGCACCGCCCCAACACCAACATCGTTGCTACAAGCCTATGACGAACAATTTGCTGTCTCACCAAGTTCAAAAGAAAAGGATCTGGTCGCAGAGTTCAGCTCTAAAACCCTCTCGGAGCCAAACGTGTCAGCCCCGGGTGCAGAGCCATTGGTTTTGAAAAACAAGTCTCCTAGGTGGCATGAGCAGCTACAATGCTGGTGCCTTAACTTTAGAGGACGCGTTACAGTGGCTTCTGTGAAAAACTTCCAGCTTGTGGCAGCTGTTGATCCGTCCCACAACGTTTCGGCTGAAGAGCAAGAGAGGGTAATCCTACAGTTTGGAAAGATTGGAAAAGACATCTTCACCTTGGATTATGGCTACCCGCTGTCCTGTTTCCAAGCGTTTGCGATCTGCTTAAGCAGCTTCGACACCAAGCCAGCGTGTGAATGA
- the LOC126613935 gene encoding anaphase-promoting complex subunit 10 gives MATESSEGEEDAKLTGGHQLLVVDDDLREMGKKAAWSVSSCKAGNGVSSLRDDNLDTYWQSDGAQPHLVNIQFQRKVKLQLVVLYVDFKLDESYTPCKISIRAGDGFHNLKDIKTVELDKPTGWVHISLSGNDPRETFVNTFMLQISVLSNHLNGRDTHVRQIKVYGPRPNPIPHQPFQFTSREFITYSTVR, from the exons ATGGCGACGGAGTCATCGGAGGGAGAAGAGGATGCGAAGCTGACGGGAGGGCACCAGCTGCTGGTAGTCGACGACGATCTCAGAGAAATGGGCAAGAAGGCTGCTTGGAGCGTCAGCTCCTGCAAGGCCGGCAATGGCGTCTCGTCTCTCCGTGACGACAATCTCGACACCTACTGGCA ATCCGACGGTGCGCAGCCTCATTTGGTGAACATTCAATTCCAGAGGAAAGTGAAGCTCCAA CTTGTTGTTCTCTATGTGGATTTCAAGCTTGACGAGAGCTATACGCCGTGTAAGATCTCAATCCGAGCCGGCGACGGCTTTCACAACTTGAAG GACATAAAAACTGTGGAGCTTGATAAGCCAACGGGTTGGGTTCATATATCACTGTCTGGAAATGATCCAAG GGAAACTTTTGTCAACACTTTTATGTTGCAAATCTCTGTGTTATCGAATCACCTGAATGGGAGAGACACTCACGTTCGCCAGATCAAAGTTTATGGCCCTCGACC GAACCCTATTCCACATCAGCCGTTTCAATTTACTTCAAGGGAGTTCATTACCTATTCTACTGTGAGATGA
- the LOC126610985 gene encoding U-box domain-containing protein 5-like — MGNGAAEVVEAARKHHSFKVHRLMCTELLRLVDKISRIFPEIEAARPRCSTGIQALCLLNSGIEKAKLLLQHCSESSKLYLAFTGDVIVLRCQKSRNLLEQSLRQIQNWVPMMLVIQISQIADDLKGASFILDPSEEEAGRFVRELLHSDSSRSNQREDSEIKALQIASFRLHITSSKAILMEKRSIKKLLDKVGDNETRKKQILTYFMYLLNKHGKLITGKQTESASEQQQVSFVPENSGNGFESNQHAEIESPVGYGKSKAQSNLFRGAVPPEAFMCRISSRMMYDPVVIASGLTYERMWIQKWFDEGHDTCPKTNMKLNNLSLTPNITMKELISSWCTQNGVAHPDPSVQPEALSWETSSTSIASLGSSMNDLHLQMDFSNISFGSLDTSNNSDSSRNKIENGLSLAQNDNDSLNYQNAKKRETGVQFLSELGELQWESQCKDVEDVKNHLKCNPQASYAISSENFGEPLIKFLREAHDLDDVKAQRDGLELLMTLVSKSRNGIPYLREEAYNLLAYYLDSKVTEEVLAILEVVSGHQYCGSKISESGALTSILKLLDSQNKDLQGQAVKILRNLSLSKDICSKIVSLECIPKLVSFLKDDVLSGVCISIFKNLSDTEEARISIAETHGCIASIAELLETGSSEDQEHAVDILVSLCSQRDEYCQLVMHEGVIPSLVNLSNKGTERAKTSALEVRRLLRDFKYADEQECSGSADLDASRDDGNCSTEKKSSKTSGFFGKKMSMFSKTSSHAPKKKN, encoded by the exons ATGGGTAACGGTGCTGCTGAAGTGGTGGAGGCAGCGAGAAAACATCATTCCTTTAAG GTTCATCGTTTAATGTGCACGGAACTTCTGAGGTTGGTAGATAAAATCTCCAGGATATTTCCAGAGATAGAAGCAGCTCGACCTCGCTGCTCAACAGGAATACAGGCTCTATGCTTGTTAAATAGTGGAATTGAGAAAGCCAAGCTGCTTCTTCAGCATTGCAGCGAGTCTAGTAAACTCTACCTG GCATTTACTGGGGATGTGATAGTTTTAAGATGTCAAAAGTCAAGAAACTTGTTGGAGCAAAGTTTACGGCAAATTCAGAACTGGGTTCCAATGATGTTGGTGATTCAG ATCTCTCAAATAGCTGATGATCTTAAAGGTGCATCATTTATACTGGACCCATCTGAAGAAGAAGCAGGGAGGTTTGTTCGAGAATTGCTTCATAGTGATTCTTCTCGATCAAACCAAAGGGAGGATTCTGAAATCAAGGCTCTTCAAATTGCATCCTTTAGGCTCCATATTACATCATCGAAGGCAATCTTAATGGAGAAAAGATCTATTAAGAAGCTGCTAGATAAAGTTGGTGACAATGAAACTCGaaaaaaacagattttgacttaTTTCATGTATCTATTGAATAAGCATGGAAAGTTGATAACGGGAAAGCAAACAGAGAGTGCCTCAGAGCAGCAACAAGTATCATTTGTTCCTGAGAATTCTGGAAATGGTTTTGAATCTAATCAACACGCTGAAATTGAATCTCCCGTTGGTTATGGCAAGTCCAAGGCACAAAGTAACTTGTTTCGTGGAGCTGTACCTCCTGAAGCATTTATGTGCAGAATATCTTCCAGAATGATGTACGATCCTGTTGTCATTGCTTCTGGACTAACATATGAAAGGATGTGGATACAGAAGTGGTTTGATGAGGGTCACGATACATGCCCAAAAACTAATATGAAACTAAACAACCTGTCATTGACTCCGAACATTACCATGAAGGAGTTAATATCAAGTTGGTGTACACAGAACGGAGTTGCCCATCCTGACCCAAGTGTGCAACCAGAAGCCCTCTCATGGGAAACCTCGTCCACTTCCATTGCTAGTTTAGGCAGCTCTATGAATGATCTTCACCTACAGATGGACTTCAGCAATATATCGTTTGGGTCCTTAGATACCAGTAACAATTCAGACTCATCGCGCAATAAGATTGAAAATGGCTTGAGTTTGGCGCAGAACGACAATGATTCTCTGAACTACCAGAATGCTAAAAAACGCGAGACAGGTGTACAATTTCTATCTGAACTTGGTGAACTCCAATGGGAATCCCAGTGCAAGGATGTCGAAGATGTCAAAAACCATTTGAAATGCAATCCTCAAGCTTCCTATGCTATTTCATCTGAGAATTTTGGTGAACCTCTCATCAAATTTTTGAGGGAGGCACATGACCTGGACGATGTAAAAGCTCAGAGGGATGGATTGGAATTATTAATGACCCTTGTGAGCAAAAGcag AAATGGGATACCGTATCTACGCGAAGAGGCATATAATCTGCTGGCATATTATCTTGATTCAAAGGTAACCGAAGAAGTTCTTGCCATACTGGAAGTTGTGTCTGGCCACCAGTATTGCGGGTCTAAGATCTCAGAATCTGGTGCACTTACATCCATTCTAAAACTCCTTGACTCCCAGAACAAAGATTTACAAGGACAAGCCGTTAAGATTTTGCGTAACTTGTCCTTATCTAAGGACATTTGCTCAAAAATTGTATCTTTGGAGTGCATACCAAAATTGGTTTCTTTCTTGAAAGATGACGTTCTTTCGGGAGTCTgcatttctatatttaaaaatttgTCCGATACAGAAGAGGCCAGGATTTCGATTGCTGAAACACATGGATGCATTGCTTCTATTGCTGAACTCCTCGAGACAGGCAGCAGTGAGGACCAAGAGCATGCCGTTGATATCCTCGTTTCTTTATGCTCTCAGCGCGATGAATATTGTCAGTTGGTCATGCACGAGGGTGTTATCCCATCGCTTGTCAATTTATCTAACAAAGGGACAGAGAGAGCAAAGACAAGTGCGTTGGAAGTGCGACGGCTCTTAAGAGACTTCAAATATGCCGATGAGCAGGAATGCTCTGGATCTGCTGACCTTGATGCATCCAGAGACGATGGAAATTGCTCTACTGAAAAGAAATCATCAAAGACTTCAGGATTCTTTGGAAAGAAAATGTCCATGTTCTCAAAAACCAGTTCCCATGCACCGAAAAAGAAGAATTGA